The proteins below are encoded in one region of Geomonas ferrireducens:
- a CDS encoding ferritin family protein: MDSRDMVLRKEGDGSGYYERCSAEAGIAGLSSIFRMFSEDELRHAGALRALRDGGRVDLRQSATLEGARSILRRLSEEELARYSGDLGLYLNAMQFEALSARACADLAREALHPWERELFQTMAEEDEMHFTLLEEMRELLEDGREDVY; encoded by the coding sequence ATGGATTCGAGGGACATGGTGCTCCGCAAGGAAGGGGACGGCAGTGGGTACTACGAGCGCTGCAGCGCCGAGGCGGGGATCGCTGGGCTTTCCTCCATCTTCAGGATGTTCAGCGAGGACGAACTGCGTCATGCGGGGGCCCTGCGCGCCCTGAGAGACGGCGGCCGGGTCGATCTGCGCCAATCGGCGACGCTTGAGGGGGCGAGAAGCATCCTGCGCCGCCTGTCCGAGGAGGAACTCGCACGCTATAGCGGCGACCTCGGGCTTTACCTGAACGCGATGCAGTTCGAGGCCCTTTCCGCACGTGCCTGCGCCGATCTCGCGCGTGAGGCGCTGCATCCCTGGGAGCGCGAGCTGTTCCAGACCATGGCCGAGGAGGACGAGATGCACTTCACCCTTCTCGAGGAGATGCGCGAACTTTTGGAGGACGGGAGGGAGGATGTCTACTGA
- a CDS encoding universal stress protein — MLNLRKKILVAIDGSPLSDKAAEEAVRFAAGIPSQFKSKVYGLLVLPNAPRNTFTDFVPARPITEQEKWGELKERIFYVVEKIATELDVPLETAVVYGDPAEELIRFAQKEEIDVIVIGSTGKGFLKRKLLGSVSHKVVRDAKCSVYVVRG; from the coding sequence ATGCTTAACCTGCGCAAGAAAATCCTGGTGGCCATCGACGGCTCGCCGCTCTCGGACAAGGCCGCCGAGGAGGCGGTGCGTTTCGCAGCGGGGATCCCTAGCCAGTTCAAGAGCAAGGTGTACGGGCTCCTGGTGCTCCCCAACGCGCCGCGCAACACCTTTACCGACTTCGTCCCGGCCCGCCCCATAACGGAGCAGGAGAAGTGGGGCGAGTTGAAGGAGCGCATCTTCTACGTCGTGGAGAAGATCGCGACGGAACTCGACGTGCCGCTCGAGACGGCCGTCGTCTACGGAGACCCGGCCGAGGAGTTGATCCGCTTCGCGCAGAAGGAGGAGATCGACGTGATCGTGATCGGGAGCACCGGCAAGGGGTTTTTGAAGCGAAAGCTGCTGGGGAGCGTCTCCCACAAGGTGGTGCGGGACGCGAAATGCTCGGTCTACGTGGTCAGAGGGTAG
- a CDS encoding sugar phosphate isomerase/epimerase family protein: MRISISAGTLFIFPLPKAFAMAREAGFDGMELVINQEFQKVNSRRLVRELAEIMPIFSIHAPFLQLDGWGSPVDSLKRCVEIAAECGIGLVNFHPPSWMGCEFAYWRWLYRMQDFQQEVGGDQVTLTLENMPWTGKYRINGYILSETQKLIEFLHERNLFLTFDCTHMGSGRANFINDFYLCYNSGRIRNIHFSDYGHGRQHLLPGHGILPLTRFLNHLRNTEYNDILTLELSPHEFPKGEQIIIESLKEILAYLRQETDKATL, encoded by the coding sequence ATGAGGATTTCCATCTCCGCAGGAACGCTCTTCATCTTCCCGCTCCCCAAGGCGTTCGCCATGGCGAGGGAGGCCGGGTTCGACGGCATGGAACTGGTGATCAACCAGGAGTTCCAGAAGGTGAACTCGCGCCGCCTGGTGAGGGAACTCGCGGAGATCATGCCGATCTTCTCCATCCATGCCCCCTTCCTGCAGCTGGACGGCTGGGGAAGTCCGGTCGACTCATTGAAACGTTGCGTGGAGATCGCCGCGGAATGCGGCATAGGGCTGGTGAATTTCCACCCGCCGTCATGGATGGGGTGCGAGTTCGCCTACTGGCGCTGGCTTTACCGCATGCAGGACTTTCAGCAGGAGGTGGGGGGGGACCAGGTGACGCTCACCCTGGAGAACATGCCGTGGACCGGAAAGTACCGGATCAACGGTTACATCCTTTCGGAGACCCAGAAGCTGATCGAGTTCCTGCACGAGAGGAACCTCTTTCTCACCTTCGACTGCACCCACATGGGGAGCGGACGGGCCAACTTCATCAACGACTTCTACCTCTGCTACAACAGCGGACGGATCCGCAACATCCACTTCTCGGACTACGGCCACGGCAGGCAGCACCTGTTGCCGGGACACGGCATCCTGCCGCTCACCCGCTTTTTGAACCACCTGCGCAATACCGAGTACAACGACATCCTGACCCTGGAGCTCTCCCCCCACGAGTTTCCCAAGGGGGAGCAGATCATCATCGAAAGCCTGAAGGAGATCCTCGCCTATCTCAGGCAGGAGACCGACAAGGCTACCCTCTGA
- a CDS encoding DUF4212 domain-containing protein has translation MSRPEKRSKVNLFRPKKGHMRDEVLIILAILFGWVVCTFGFQFLVYACRGTGAGSLLTRLTLFNLPLHFWFTGQFLPLWFIFLCIIFNVYVDRITEYHSRKRDRSYE, from the coding sequence ATGAGCCGTCCCGAAAAGCGCTCCAAGGTAAACCTGTTCCGCCCCAAGAAGGGGCATATGCGGGACGAGGTGCTGATCATCCTCGCCATCCTCTTCGGCTGGGTCGTCTGCACTTTCGGCTTCCAGTTCCTGGTATACGCCTGCCGCGGGACCGGGGCCGGAAGCCTCCTCACCCGTCTCACTTTGTTCAACCTCCCGCTGCACTTCTGGTTCACCGGGCAGTTCCTGCCGCTTTGGTTCATCTTCTTGTGCATCATCTTCAACGTCTACGTGGACCGGATCACCGAGTACCACAGCCGCAAGCGGGATAGAAGCTATGAATGA
- a CDS encoding two-component system response regulator, translating to MLLDVMMPGIDGFSVCSEIRNTDAGRDTPVLMMTGLDDLASIDSAYEAGATDFITKPINWHILGYRVSYMLRASSALEQLRESRAGLAHAQSLAHIGSWEWDLSSGEIRCSEEVYSICCLDREQNRMNPILDLVHHQDRAFVQSSLEDAVSRRTPVSFDYRILIEGGERVLHAELATVLDDAGTAICLTGTIQDITERKRAEEQIRLLAYYDALTGLPNRRFFQQQLEQALIYANRNDRMLAVLFLDLDRFKLVNDTLGHGVGDRLLQDVADRLLRCVRRSDCLARAEQDECPPSLVSRLGGDEFTIMLSDIEHFQDVAKVARRILEAVSVPYSLEGQEVFVSTSIGISLYPFDATTASDLIRNADGAMYQAKEQGRNGYQIYDESMSAKALERIILESQLHKAIKEGEFVLHYQPQVSNATGEVVGLEALVRWNSRELGMVEPSRFLPLAEEIGLIIQIDQIVIAEACRQHKLWMDAGMKPVVMAVNISGQQFMKNELLDAVTAVLKETGLPPEFLELELTEGVLMAHTERTVQTLHALKGMGVRLAIDDFGTGFSSLSYLKRFPLDVLKIDRAFIKDIITEADDAAITLATIEMAHTLKLLVIAEGVETRAQLDFLTDHGCDMYQGYLFCKPVPPEEIARMFLLSLPSDPA from the coding sequence GTGCTCTTGGACGTCATGATGCCGGGGATCGACGGCTTCTCGGTCTGCTCCGAGATCAGAAACACCGATGCCGGGCGCGACACCCCGGTGCTCATGATGACGGGGCTGGACGATCTCGCTTCCATCGATTCAGCCTACGAGGCGGGAGCGACCGACTTCATCACCAAGCCGATCAACTGGCATATCCTGGGCTACCGGGTGAGCTACATGCTGCGGGCGAGTTCCGCGCTCGAGCAGTTGAGGGAGAGCAGGGCGGGCCTTGCCCACGCACAAAGCCTCGCGCACATAGGAAGCTGGGAATGGGACCTCTCCAGCGGCGAGATACGCTGCTCCGAGGAGGTGTACAGCATCTGCTGCCTCGACCGGGAGCAAAACCGGATGAACCCGATCCTGGACCTGGTGCACCACCAGGATCGTGCCTTCGTGCAGAGCTCCCTCGAGGACGCCGTATCAAGGCGCACCCCCGTCAGTTTCGATTACCGCATCCTGATCGAAGGGGGAGAGCGCGTGCTGCACGCGGAACTGGCGACGGTTCTCGACGACGCGGGAACCGCCATCTGCCTCACCGGGACCATACAGGACATCACCGAGAGGAAGCGGGCGGAGGAGCAGATTCGGCTGCTCGCCTACTATGACGCCCTGACCGGGCTCCCCAATCGCCGATTCTTTCAGCAGCAGCTGGAACAGGCGCTCATCTACGCGAACCGCAACGACCGGATGCTTGCCGTCCTTTTCCTCGACCTGGACCGCTTCAAGCTGGTGAACGACACCCTGGGGCACGGGGTGGGGGACCGTCTGCTGCAGGACGTGGCGGACCGCCTTTTGCGCTGTGTGCGCAGAAGCGACTGCCTCGCCCGGGCCGAGCAGGATGAGTGTCCCCCTTCGCTCGTGTCGCGCCTCGGCGGTGACGAGTTCACCATCATGCTCTCGGATATCGAGCATTTCCAGGACGTGGCGAAGGTCGCCCGGCGCATCCTCGAGGCGGTCTCGGTTCCCTACTCGCTCGAGGGGCAGGAGGTCTTCGTCTCCACGAGCATCGGCATCAGCCTCTACCCCTTCGACGCCACCACGGCTAGCGACCTGATAAGGAACGCGGACGGCGCCATGTACCAGGCGAAGGAGCAGGGGAGAAACGGCTACCAGATCTACGACGAGTCCATGAGCGCGAAGGCGCTGGAGCGGATCATCCTGGAAAGCCAGCTGCACAAGGCGATCAAGGAGGGAGAGTTCGTCCTCCACTATCAGCCCCAGGTCTCCAACGCCACCGGGGAGGTGGTGGGGCTTGAGGCGCTGGTGCGCTGGAACAGCAGGGAGCTCGGCATGGTCGAGCCGTCGCGCTTTCTCCCCCTTGCCGAGGAGATCGGACTGATCATCCAGATCGACCAGATCGTCATCGCGGAGGCGTGCCGCCAGCACAAGCTCTGGATGGACGCGGGGATGAAGCCGGTGGTCATGGCGGTGAACATCTCCGGGCAGCAGTTCATGAAGAACGAACTCCTGGACGCGGTGACCGCGGTCCTCAAGGAGACCGGTCTCCCCCCCGAGTTCCTCGAGCTGGAGCTCACCGAGGGGGTGCTCATGGCCCACACCGAGCGGACCGTCCAAACCCTGCATGCGCTGAAAGGGATGGGGGTGCGCCTCGCCATCGACGACTTCGGCACCGGGTTTTCATCGCTTTCGTACCTGAAGCGCTTTCCCCTCGACGTCCTCAAGATCGATCGCGCCTTCATCAAGGACATCATCACCGAGGCGGACGATGCCGCCATCACCCTGGCCACCATCGAGATGGCCCACACCTTGAAACTCCTGGTCATCGCGGAAGGGGTGGAGACTCGGGCGCAGCTCGATTTCCTGACCGACCACGGCTGCGACATGTACCAGGGATACCTGTTCTGCAAGCCGGTCCCCCCCGAGGAGATCGCGCGCATGTTTCTCCTGTCTCTCCCCTCCGACCCTGCCTAA
- a CDS encoding ammonium transporter, with protein sequence MIRDIKKVKDAATPASSCLAMKLGKLALLGSLMLVPVLAIAEEKAADSATAPAAASAVAAPATAPAAPAATPAAPAAAAPAAAAPKNVDPVLNTGDTAWMLVSAAMVLFMTPGLALFYGGMVRQKNVLSTMMHSLVAMGIVGVQWAIIGYSLAFGPDMGHGLVGNFSKALLDGLITFKDGNAVYALFQNVPTEPGAIPEYVFAMYQAMFAIITVALISGALAERIKFSAYCLFVLLWTTLVYDPLAHWVWMSDGWLFKMGALDFAGGTVVHLSSGISALVVLAFLGKRHGFPNERMAPHSLPLTLLGVGILWFGWFGFNAGSAIVGAGCSDAAGGLAGLAFMTTTIAPAAAGLTWMIAEWIHAGRPSALGFGSGVVAGLVVITPAAGFVQPGAAILMGIAGGLVCYGGVMLKAKLKYDDSLDAFGVHGVGGTTGAILTGVFATVGATGLTSGNMKQFVTQLIAVGAAAAYAVVVTFVIALILDKTIGLRVEKEDEIMGLDQTQHSETAYN encoded by the coding sequence ATGATACGTGACATTAAAAAGGTTAAGGACGCAGCTACCCCCGCTTCCAGCTGCCTCGCGATGAAACTCGGCAAACTGGCCCTTCTGGGCAGCCTGATGCTCGTACCGGTCCTCGCGATCGCCGAGGAGAAGGCCGCCGATTCCGCCACGGCCCCGGCCGCGGCAAGCGCTGTTGCCGCCCCGGCCACGGCACCCGCAGCACCCGCCGCAACACCGGCCGCTCCCGCAGCCGCAGCCCCTGCAGCCGCCGCACCGAAAAACGTCGACCCGGTCCTCAATACCGGCGACACCGCCTGGATGCTGGTCTCCGCCGCCATGGTCCTCTTCATGACCCCCGGCCTGGCCCTTTTCTACGGCGGCATGGTGCGCCAGAAAAACGTCCTCTCCACCATGATGCACTCGCTGGTGGCCATGGGGATCGTGGGGGTGCAGTGGGCCATCATAGGTTACTCGCTCGCCTTCGGACCGGACATGGGGCACGGCCTTGTCGGTAACTTCAGCAAGGCGCTGCTTGACGGGCTGATCACCTTCAAGGACGGCAACGCGGTTTACGCGCTGTTCCAGAACGTCCCGACTGAGCCGGGCGCGATTCCCGAATACGTCTTCGCCATGTACCAGGCGATGTTCGCCATCATCACCGTGGCCCTCATCTCCGGTGCCCTCGCCGAGAGGATCAAGTTCTCCGCCTACTGCCTCTTCGTCCTCCTCTGGACCACCCTGGTCTACGACCCGCTGGCGCACTGGGTCTGGATGTCTGACGGCTGGCTCTTCAAGATGGGCGCTCTCGACTTCGCCGGCGGTACCGTCGTTCACCTCTCCTCCGGTATCTCGGCCCTGGTGGTGCTCGCCTTCCTCGGCAAACGTCACGGCTTCCCGAACGAGCGCATGGCTCCGCACAGCTTGCCGCTTACCCTGCTTGGCGTCGGCATCCTCTGGTTCGGCTGGTTCGGCTTCAACGCGGGTTCCGCCATCGTCGGTGCGGGGTGCTCCGACGCGGCAGGCGGTCTCGCCGGCCTCGCCTTCATGACCACCACCATCGCCCCGGCCGCCGCAGGCCTCACCTGGATGATCGCCGAGTGGATTCACGCCGGCAGGCCGTCGGCACTGGGCTTTGGCTCCGGCGTCGTAGCGGGCCTGGTCGTGATCACCCCCGCAGCCGGTTTCGTTCAGCCGGGTGCCGCCATTCTCATGGGCATCGCAGGCGGCCTGGTCTGCTACGGCGGCGTGATGCTGAAGGCGAAACTGAAGTACGACGACTCCCTGGACGCCTTCGGCGTACACGGCGTGGGCGGCACCACCGGCGCCATCCTGACCGGCGTCTTCGCCACGGTCGGCGCCACCGGGCTCACCTCCGGCAACATGAAGCAGTTCGTCACCCAGCTGATCGCGGTCGGTGCTGCTGCAGCATACGCGGTGGTGGTGACCTTCGTGATCGCCCTCATCCTCGATAAGACCATCGGCCTGCGCGTCGAGAAGGAAGACGAGATCATGGGCCTCGACCAGACCCAGCACTCCGAGACCGCTTACAACTAG
- a CDS encoding inositol monophosphatase family protein produces the protein MSTEGLQAMLDTAVTAARHAGRLQKERLWGEFTFDFKGEVDIVTEVDRACEELIVSRIAAAFPGHSFLAEENLYDGGDPAWRWVIDPLDGTTNYAHGFPWFCVSIALEHEGELALGVIYHCMMDELFTAVRGGGAFLNGRPIRVSSRKPLRHSLIATGFPYDVARGNENNFRNFFELQLAARGVRRAGAAALDLAYVAAGRLEGYWECKLKPWDVAAGSLLVREAGGMVTNHKGEPHRIGDHRILASNGLIHEEIEALLERAERSAPLL, from the coding sequence ATGTCTACTGAGGGGCTGCAAGCGATGCTCGACACCGCGGTCACCGCGGCGCGCCATGCCGGCAGGCTGCAGAAGGAGCGGCTTTGGGGTGAGTTCACCTTCGACTTCAAGGGTGAGGTGGATATCGTGACCGAGGTGGACCGCGCCTGCGAGGAACTCATCGTGAGCCGGATCGCTGCCGCCTTCCCCGGCCACAGCTTCCTCGCCGAGGAGAACCTCTACGACGGCGGCGACCCCGCCTGGCGCTGGGTCATCGATCCCCTGGACGGCACCACCAACTACGCGCACGGCTTCCCCTGGTTCTGCGTCTCCATCGCCCTCGAGCACGAAGGAGAACTGGCGCTTGGGGTCATCTACCACTGCATGATGGACGAGCTCTTCACCGCGGTACGCGGCGGCGGCGCCTTCCTAAACGGCAGGCCGATCCGGGTCTCCTCGCGCAAGCCCCTGCGCCACTCCCTGATCGCGACCGGCTTTCCCTATGACGTAGCGCGCGGCAACGAGAACAACTTCAGAAACTTCTTCGAGCTGCAACTGGCCGCGCGCGGTGTGCGCCGCGCCGGGGCCGCCGCCCTCGATCTCGCCTACGTGGCCGCCGGGAGGCTCGAAGGTTACTGGGAGTGCAAGCTGAAGCCGTGGGACGTGGCGGCGGGGTCGCTTTTGGTCAGGGAGGCGGGGGGGATGGTAACGAACCACAAGGGGGAGCCGCACAGGATCGGCGACCACCGCATCCTTGCCAGTAACGGGCTCATCCACGAGGAGATCGAAGCGCTCCTGGAGCGGGCCGAACGGTCGGCGCCGCTTCTTTGA
- a CDS encoding VC_2705 family sodium/solute symporter, translating into MNDSSWSIFVVLLVLLSFILVGLRQKARESQEYGFGGRFTGRIGGGAAIASNWMSAASLMGLAGIIYLHGYQGLAYVIGWTGGYVLLLVLLASQIRRFGKFTTPEFVGERYGSRPARLIAAVIAIAISVIYCVAQFKGIGLIFSFMFGVGYEQGVTYGALAVVSYLVISGALGVPRNQQLQYLVICVAFIVPLMWLARRLGYFWVLPQFGYGRALTDLWREFRIDFTLPFAHDSLFQWCALCFTLMVGTGGLPHVLSRFYTVPNVRDARWSVVWGLFFIALVYWSAPAFAVFGRLIEARRGMIPSPEAARAAADVVTLNTAVAAGLPGWLVGVLAAGALSAAFFTVAGLLMTGASSISHDIYYSFLNPRASERARMQVAKGGTLVLAALVLIIALKPPGLIAEITAVAFALAGNTIFPLFLLGIWWDRANRYGAIAGMLTGVLCTVAQPLFGGTFPAVAAFFPLTSSALCGTPLVILVMIAVSLATPPPPEEMRSFLEQEVHGHMD; encoded by the coding sequence ATGAATGACTCGTCCTGGTCCATCTTCGTCGTTCTGTTGGTGCTCCTCTCCTTCATCCTCGTGGGGCTGAGGCAGAAAGCACGCGAAAGCCAGGAATACGGCTTCGGCGGGCGCTTCACCGGCCGTATCGGCGGCGGCGCCGCCATCGCCAGCAACTGGATGAGTGCGGCGAGCCTCATGGGACTTGCCGGGATCATCTACCTGCACGGCTACCAGGGGCTCGCCTACGTCATCGGCTGGACCGGCGGGTACGTGCTACTCCTCGTCTTGCTGGCGAGCCAGATAAGGCGCTTCGGCAAGTTCACCACCCCCGAGTTCGTGGGCGAGCGCTACGGCTCCAGGCCAGCGCGTCTCATCGCCGCGGTGATCGCAATCGCCATCTCCGTCATCTACTGCGTCGCACAGTTCAAGGGGATCGGGCTCATCTTCTCCTTCATGTTCGGAGTGGGGTACGAGCAGGGGGTCACCTACGGGGCCCTTGCCGTGGTCTCCTACCTGGTCATCTCCGGGGCGCTCGGGGTGCCGCGCAACCAGCAGTTGCAGTACCTGGTGATCTGCGTCGCCTTCATCGTCCCGCTCATGTGGCTCGCCCGCCGTCTCGGCTACTTCTGGGTGCTACCGCAGTTCGGCTACGGGCGCGCCTTGACCGACCTCTGGCGCGAGTTCCGCATCGACTTCACCCTCCCCTTCGCCCATGACTCCCTCTTCCAGTGGTGCGCGCTCTGCTTCACCCTCATGGTCGGCACGGGAGGGCTGCCGCACGTCCTCTCCCGTTTCTACACCGTCCCCAACGTGCGTGACGCCCGCTGGAGCGTTGTGTGGGGGCTCTTCTTCATTGCCCTCGTCTACTGGTCCGCCCCCGCCTTCGCCGTCTTCGGCAGGCTCATCGAGGCGCGCCGCGGCATGATCCCCTCCCCGGAGGCGGCGCGTGCGGCGGCCGATGTCGTTACACTCAACACCGCGGTCGCCGCGGGACTTCCGGGATGGCTCGTCGGGGTCCTTGCCGCCGGTGCCCTATCCGCCGCCTTCTTCACCGTGGCCGGGCTTCTCATGACCGGGGCCTCGTCGATCTCGCACGACATCTATTACAGCTTCCTGAACCCGCGCGCGAGCGAGCGGGCGCGCATGCAGGTGGCCAAGGGAGGGACCCTGGTGCTGGCGGCGCTGGTCCTCATCATCGCGCTCAAGCCGCCCGGTCTCATCGCCGAGATCACCGCGGTCGCCTTCGCCCTGGCCGGGAATACCATTTTCCCGCTCTTTCTTCTCGGGATCTGGTGGGACCGCGCCAACCGTTACGGCGCCATCGCCGGGATGCTGACCGGTGTGCTCTGCACCGTGGCGCAGCCCCTTTTCGGCGGAACTTTTCCCGCCGTCGCCGCCTTCTTCCCGTTGACCTCGTCCGCCCTGTGCGGGACGCCCCTGGTGATCCTCGTGATGATCGCCGTATCGCTTGCCACCCCTCCCCCGCCAGAGGAGATGAGAAGCTTCCTCGAGCAGGAGGTGCACGGGCATATGGACTGA
- a CDS encoding P-II family nitrogen regulator codes for MKLIEAIIKPFKLDEVKDALNEIGIEGITVSEVKGYGRQKGHTELYRGAEYVVDFIPKVKIEIAVADELVAKAVATIEETAKTGRIGDGKIFILPLEDAVRIRTGEKGDEAV; via the coding sequence ATGAAGCTGATCGAAGCAATCATCAAGCCGTTCAAGCTGGACGAGGTGAAGGACGCCCTCAACGAGATCGGGATCGAGGGGATCACCGTGAGCGAGGTAAAAGGGTACGGCCGCCAGAAGGGGCATACCGAACTGTACCGCGGCGCCGAGTACGTCGTGGACTTCATCCCCAAGGTGAAGATCGAGATCGCCGTGGCCGACGAGCTGGTCGCCAAGGCCGTAGCCACCATCGAGGAAACCGCCAAAACCGGCAGGATCGGGGACGGCAAGATCTTCATCCTCCCGCTGGAAGATGCGGTCCGCATCAGGACCGGAGAGAAGGGCGACGAGGCCGTTTAG
- a CDS encoding putative nucleotidyltransferase substrate binding domain-containing protein has protein sequence MPMLLGSKGEDILTWRASTVLLENLKTRLERKWESSSSRAAESFLTTLMDTLRAELDYEGQLDQELAVVEEEIAHAETASALVAPQQRHRELAAAHFRRRRSPLALCGACSRLHDLVLKKAAELAEERMRELGQGTAPVYALLVSGDRARGEQTLYSRNRYLLLHQLDSERFYLFSRQFTLALQQSGLLGEQETPWHGSLSEWRSLLKNGNGKGEAPPVSPAPLPPFAAAERQRATPLPEWRWRLESMADLAYVTGFEPLADQAVGAAALALREELGRDPFFQLARRVISLPLALGRFGRWRLEQGEHQGEIDIERLALSPLVQLVRILSLKAQVHEGGTLQRIRALLYRGAMDVDLAERLLKALQCLLTLRIESEIRSEGAGGYANPEDFDPEQDARLREALEAVLNLQKIAYQNMVGQV, from the coding sequence ATGCCCATGCTGTTGGGATCCAAAGGGGAGGACATCCTCACCTGGCGGGCCAGCACGGTGCTGCTGGAAAATCTGAAAACGCGCCTGGAGCGCAAGTGGGAGAGCAGCTCATCCCGCGCCGCCGAGAGCTTTCTTACGACGCTCATGGACACCCTGCGCGCGGAGCTCGACTACGAGGGACAGCTCGACCAGGAGCTTGCCGTCGTCGAGGAGGAGATCGCCCACGCGGAAACGGCCTCAGCACTCGTGGCGCCTCAGCAGCGCCACCGCGAGCTCGCGGCGGCCCACTTCCGACGCCGCCGCTCTCCCCTCGCCCTTTGCGGCGCCTGCAGCCGCCTGCATGACCTCGTGCTGAAAAAGGCGGCGGAGCTCGCCGAAGAGCGCATGCGCGAGCTGGGACAGGGAACGGCGCCGGTGTACGCCCTCCTCGTTTCCGGCGACAGAGCCCGCGGCGAACAGACCCTCTACAGCAGGAACCGCTACCTCCTGCTGCACCAGCTCGACTCCGAGCGATTCTACCTGTTCAGCCGGCAGTTCACCCTGGCGCTACAGCAGTCGGGGCTTCTGGGCGAGCAGGAGACCCCGTGGCACGGCTCCCTCTCAGAATGGCGCTCGCTTCTGAAAAACGGCAACGGCAAAGGTGAAGCGCCCCCCGTCTCCCCGGCTCCGCTTCCCCCCTTCGCCGCGGCAGAGCGCCAGCGTGCGACTCCGCTCCCGGAGTGGCGCTGGCGCCTTGAATCCATGGCCGACCTCGCCTACGTCACCGGGTTCGAGCCGCTCGCGGACCAGGCGGTCGGCGCGGCAGCCCTCGCGCTAAGAGAAGAACTCGGGCGCGATCCCTTCTTCCAGCTCGCGCGGCGCGTGATCAGCCTGCCGCTTGCTCTCGGCCGTTTCGGGCGCTGGCGCCTCGAGCAAGGAGAACACCAGGGCGAGATCGACATCGAAAGGCTCGCCCTCTCCCCGCTGGTGCAGCTCGTGCGCATCCTGTCGCTGAAGGCCCAGGTGCATGAGGGGGGGACCTTGCAGCGTATCCGTGCGCTCTTGTACCGGGGCGCCATGGACGTGGACCTCGCCGAGAGGCTCTTGAAGGCGCTGCAGTGCCTGCTCACGCTGCGTATCGAAAGCGAGATCCGCAGCGAGGGGGCCGGCGGGTATGCGAACCCCGAGGATTTCGACCCCGAACAGGACGCACGGCTCAGGGAAGCGCTGGAGGCGGTGCTCAACCTGCAGAAGATCGCCTACCAGAACATGGTGGGACAGGTATAG